One segment of Pantoea sp. Lij88 DNA contains the following:
- the gntX gene encoding DNA utilization protein GntX gives MLAMPALCWLCRMPLRIARHGICSHCLRELPPLPLLCPRCGLPAGSVKVACGRCQLKPPAWQALVCVNDYCPPFSQWVNQLKFSHITALRVMLARLLLLSWLNVYRRGTVPRPDLLLPVPLHRRRRWQRGFNQTVLLAAPLAHWLGCEWREGLSRTRRGALQHQLSARQRRTNLRGAFRLEMAVKGRHIALLDDVITTGSTVDEISRLLLAKGAASVQVWCLCRTL, from the coding sequence ATGCTAGCAATGCCCGCCCTGTGTTGGCTATGCCGGATGCCGTTGCGGATCGCCCGGCACGGCATCTGCAGCCACTGCCTGCGCGAATTACCGCCGTTACCGTTGCTCTGTCCGCGCTGCGGCTTACCGGCAGGCTCAGTAAAGGTCGCCTGTGGCCGCTGTCAGCTTAAACCGCCCGCGTGGCAGGCGCTGGTCTGCGTGAATGACTATTGTCCGCCATTCAGCCAGTGGGTTAATCAGCTTAAGTTTTCTCACATAACCGCACTCAGGGTGATGCTGGCGCGGCTGCTTTTGCTAAGCTGGCTGAATGTTTACCGGCGTGGCACGGTGCCGCGTCCCGATCTGCTGCTGCCGGTTCCGCTGCATCGGCGGCGACGCTGGCAGCGCGGCTTCAATCAGACGGTATTGCTGGCTGCCCCGCTGGCGCACTGGCTGGGATGTGAATGGCGTGAGGGGCTTTCCCGCACGCGCAGGGGCGCACTGCAGCATCAGCTCAGTGCCCGGCAGCGCCGTACCAACTTACGCGGTGCTTTCCGCCTTGAAATGGCGGTTAAAGGACGCCATATCGCCCTGCTGGATGACGTCATTACGACCGGCAGTACGGTAGATGAAATCAGCCGTCTGTTACTGGCGAAGGGTGCCGCCAGTGTGCAGGTCTGGTGCCTGTGCCGTACCTTGTAG